One genomic region from Sinorhizobium numidicum encodes:
- a CDS encoding 3-keto-5-aminohexanoate cleavage protein, translating to MFTERKVVITCAVTGATHTPTMSDHLPITPEQIAEQAIGAADAGAAIIHFHARNPIDGRPTPDPQVYAPAIEKVRRESDVVINITTSGGPNATVEDRIAAALKFKPELASLNMGSLSPYGRQRIVGKFDQWKHAWERELFLAAPSRVYPNTEEIITRTIQEVGAAGTRFECECYDVGHLYNVAYFAEIGLLKPPFIIQTVFGFSGGIGIDADNMTHMRNIADRLFGSEYRWSVLAPGKHQLRLCTMGATMGSNVRVGMEDSLYLEKGRLAHSNAEQVARIRDILKLLSVDIATPDEARHILGLKGREHTSA from the coding sequence ATGTTCACTGAACGAAAAGTTGTAATAACGTGCGCCGTGACCGGTGCTACTCACACGCCGACAATGTCGGATCATTTGCCAATTACTCCGGAACAGATCGCAGAGCAGGCCATCGGGGCGGCGGATGCTGGAGCCGCCATCATACATTTTCATGCTCGGAATCCAATTGACGGTCGCCCCACCCCAGATCCGCAGGTCTACGCGCCCGCCATTGAGAAGGTGCGCCGTGAGTCAGATGTTGTCATAAACATTACGACGAGCGGTGGGCCCAATGCCACTGTTGAAGATAGAATAGCGGCCGCGCTCAAATTCAAGCCAGAACTAGCCTCTCTTAACATGGGCTCCCTTTCACCCTATGGAAGACAGCGAATCGTCGGAAAATTTGATCAATGGAAGCATGCGTGGGAACGGGAGCTCTTCCTTGCCGCACCGTCGCGGGTTTATCCGAACACGGAAGAAATCATCACTCGGACGATCCAGGAAGTCGGTGCCGCCGGGACGCGCTTTGAATGCGAGTGCTATGATGTGGGGCACTTGTACAACGTCGCCTATTTCGCGGAGATCGGCCTGCTGAAGCCGCCCTTTATCATACAAACTGTGTTCGGCTTTAGCGGTGGAATTGGCATTGACGCTGATAACATGACCCATATGCGCAACATTGCCGATCGCCTTTTCGGCTCGGAATACCGATGGTCGGTGCTCGCGCCTGGGAAGCATCAGCTACGGCTTTGCACAATGGGGGCGACGATGGGTTCGAATGTCCGAGTGGGAATGGAGGATAGTCTCTATCTTGAGAAGGGCAGACTTGCCCACTCCAACGCCGAGCAGGTGGCCCGGATACGAGATATCCTTAAGTTGTTGTCTGTGGACATTGCCACCCCTGATGAAGCCCGGCATATCCTCGGACTAAAGGGACGGGAGCACACATCCGCTTAG